TGAGTGATTTGATGACTCCTTGGGATGTAATAGAAAAGAGAATAGAATATGCATCTTGTGGGGATTTTGTTATAACAATCTACAATCCAAAGAGTAAAACTAGGACTGATCATTTAAAAAAAGCTGTGGATATAATGCTTAAATATAAAGGACCAAAGACACCTGTGGGGATAGTTAAAAACTCGGGAAGGGCCGATACGGAAAAATATATTACTACTTTAGATGATATAGACTATGATATTGTAGATATGATGTGTGTTTTAATTATTGGCAACAACAACACCTATATAAAAGATGGCTTCATTATAACTCCTAGGGGGTATGAAATTTGATATGGATAATAGGAGGGACTAGTGAAGCAAGTATTCTTTCACGGAAAATAGAGGATGTAGATGATTTTGTCATAACTAGTGCTACTGAAAGTGAAGAGGAATTTATAGATTTGAACAAGCTAATTGTTGGAAGAATGGGATTAGAGGATATGTTGAATTTTGTTGAAGAGAAGGATATAAGTCTTATAGTTGATTTGTCTCATCCCTATGCCAAAATTGTAAGTGAAAATGCTAGGAAAGTATCCAAAATAAAAAATATAATGTATATAAGATATGTTAGAAAAAAATCAGAAATTCCTTCAAATGCTATATATTTAAAAACTTATGAAGATTGTATAGAGTATCTTAAAAATATTTCTGGGACTGTATTTTTCACTACAGGTTCAAAAAACATAGGAGATTTTGAAAAAATAAGGGAAAACAATAGATTTATCTATAGGATACTTCCTGCCAATAGTAGTATAGAAGAATGTAAGGAATGGAATGTAGCAATGAAAGATATTGTAGCTATTCTGGGACCATTTTCTATAGATTTCAATAAATCTATGTTTAAAGAATACAATGCAGATTATGTAGTTATGAAAGACAGTGGAGAAGCAGGGGGGACATTAGAAAAGATACTTGCTTGTAATGAATTAAATATATTACCTATAGTAATAGGGAGAGAAAAAGAAGATGGAATTGATGATTTAGATGAAATTGAAAAAATTATAAGAAATCAAAAAAAGAAAGGAGAATAGCTATGGAAAATTCATATAGGTTTTATAGAAATACGGCGTGTAAGTATTTTCCATGTCACAAGGTGAAAAATGAAGAGGATTTTAATTGCATGTTTTGCTACTGTCCTCTCTATTTTTTGGAAGACTGTGGAGGGAATCATAAAGATTATAATGGAATAAAAGATTGTAGCAATTGTCTTATACCTCATTCGCCAAATGGGTATGACTATATCAACAACAAAATAATGGCTATAAACAGGGAAAAAATGAAAAACAGTGATTCTTGCAAATAATTTTTGTATAATGTATAATGGATGTAAAATTTAAGTGATTTTTTGCTAGAGGGGAGTAGCTGCAAATATTTGCAAATAGGATCAACATACTGGTAGAAATACCTGGTTCTATTTACTCTTACAAAAAAGAGGAGCGAGACTTTTAGCTTAATGGGGAACAATACCTATTAAGCTAAAAGTTTTTTTTCTATGTAAACAAAAGGAGGATGGAATTGTGTTTAGTGAACTGATGAGAAGTTTTTTACTTATTTTTGCAGCTGAAATGGGAGATAAAACTCAAATTTTAGCTATGACTTTTGCAACTCAATACAAGGTGAGACAAGTGCTTTTAGGTGTTTTTTTTGGAGTATTTTTAAATCATGGTATAGCTATAGTCCTTGGAAGATATCTTTCGAAGATCATTCCAATGAGTTTTATTCAAATAGTTGCAGGTTTGCTTTTTGTAGTTTTTGGTATATTAGCATTAGTGGATGAAGACGATGAAGAACAAAGTAGAAATAAAAATAACTTTGGTCCTGTAATGACTGTGGCTTTGGCATTTTTTGTTGGAGAATTGGGAGATAAAACTCAACTTACTGCTATGACATTGGCTACAGAAGGAAATTATCCGTTTTTCATACTTATGGGAACTACTTTGGGAATGATAGCTGTAAGTGGCATAGGGATTTTTGTAGGGAGCAAAATAGGTGAAAAAATTCCAGATATTTTTATAAAGCTTATTTCATCCTTTGTATTCATAACTTTTGGTACACTAAAATTTTTTCAGACTATGCCAAGTAAGTATCTAACATCTTTAAATATTGGACTTTATTTTGGAATATTGTCATTATTAGCTATTATATTCATAAAAAAACTCATATTGAAAAGAAAATCTGGAGAAAAATCAGCATTAAAGGAAGTAGCAGCGACACTTTATATACAGATGCAAGAACTAAATGAAGCAGTAAATGGTATTTGTTTAGGTGAAGGAACTTGTGGTATGTGCATGGGAAATGAATGTATTATTGGATATACTAAAAAAATTCTTAAAGATGCAAGAGAAAATGAAAAGTATTATATTGATGATGATATAAATTTAAATGTGAATGATAAAAAATTTGACATAGATAAAGTGGTAGAAGCATTGAGTTTAATAATAGCAGATTATATGAGATATGGAGTAGATAAAGATGATAAATTTATTGTCAATAAAGTCAGAGTAGCCCTAGAAAAAATTGCTTTTGGCAAGAAATTGTATTTTGATGGGAATATAGATAAGTATATAAAGAGTATTTATAGACAAAATGAATATATAGGAGAAAAAATAGAAAAAGATATACGATAATCATTATCAAATGAAAAATCGTTTAAATAATATTTATTTGGGAATATATAAATTGAAAGCAAATATTATATAATGAGGAGGTATATTATGGAAAGACTGGTAGGGAAAAGTGCACCTGAATTTACAATGAATGCTAGCTTAGGTAGTGGAGAAAATTTTACTACTGTGAGTTTAAATGACTATAGAGGCAAATGGCTTGTAATGTTTTTCTATCCTGCAGATTTTACTTTTGTTTGTCCAACAGAGATTACAGGATATAGTAAAAGATATGAGGATTTTAAAAAA
Above is a genomic segment from Sporanaerobacter acetigenes DSM 13106 containing:
- the cobK gene encoding precorrin-6A reductase is translated as MIWIIGGTSEASILSRKIEDVDDFVITSATESEEEFIDLNKLIVGRMGLEDMLNFVEEKDISLIVDLSHPYAKIVSENARKVSKIKNIMYIRYVRKKSEIPSNAIYLKTYEDCIEYLKNISGTVFFTTGSKNIGDFEKIRENNRFIYRILPANSSIEECKEWNVAMKDIVAILGPFSIDFNKSMFKEYNADYVVMKDSGEAGGTLEKILACNELNILPIVIGREKEDGIDDLDEIEKIIRNQKKKGE
- a CDS encoding cysteine-rich small domain-containing protein, which encodes MENSYRFYRNTACKYFPCHKVKNEEDFNCMFCYCPLYFLEDCGGNHKDYNGIKDCSNCLIPHSPNGYDYINNKIMAINREKMKNSDSCK
- a CDS encoding TMEM165/GDT1 family protein codes for the protein MFSELMRSFLLIFAAEMGDKTQILAMTFATQYKVRQVLLGVFFGVFLNHGIAIVLGRYLSKIIPMSFIQIVAGLLFVVFGILALVDEDDEEQSRNKNNFGPVMTVALAFFVGELGDKTQLTAMTLATEGNYPFFILMGTTLGMIAVSGIGIFVGSKIGEKIPDIFIKLISSFVFITFGTLKFFQTMPSKYLTSLNIGLYFGILSLLAIIFIKKLILKRKSGEKSALKEVAATLYIQMQELNEAVNGICLGEGTCGMCMGNECIIGYTKKILKDARENEKYYIDDDINLNVNDKKFDIDKVVEALSLIIADYMRYGVDKDDKFIVNKVRVALEKIAFGKKLYFDGNIDKYIKSIYRQNEYIGEKIEKDIR